The proteins below are encoded in one region of Micromonospora sp. DSM 45708:
- the arfB gene encoding alternative ribosome rescue aminoacyl-tRNA hydrolase ArfB, whose protein sequence is MDDGLRVTDRLVVPAAELRERFSRSSGPGGQGVNTTDSRVELSFDLAGSPSVPEPLRERALGRLAGRLVDGVLTVTASEHRAQLANREAARARMAALLREAVAPPPTPRRPTRPSRGAKERRLAEKKRQSQRKRDRRVDGD, encoded by the coding sequence GTGGACGACGGACTCCGGGTGACCGACCGGCTCGTGGTGCCCGCCGCCGAGCTGCGGGAGCGGTTCTCCCGGTCGTCCGGGCCGGGCGGGCAGGGCGTCAACACCACCGACTCCCGGGTGGAGCTGAGCTTCGACCTGGCCGGCTCGCCCAGCGTGCCGGAACCGCTGCGGGAACGGGCCCTGGGCCGGCTCGCCGGCCGGCTGGTCGACGGCGTGCTGACGGTGACGGCCAGCGAGCACCGCGCGCAACTGGCCAACCGGGAGGCGGCCCGGGCGCGGATGGCCGCGCTGCTGCGCGAGGCGGTCGCCCCGCCGCCCACGCCGCGCCGGCCGACCCGTCCGTCCCGGGGCGCGAAGGAACGCCGGCTGGCCGAGAAGAAGCGGCAGTCCCAGCGCAAGCGCGACCGCCGGGTGGACGGCGACTGA
- a CDS encoding S1C family serine protease — protein sequence MAVQTGLGEPRGPWFVSPELDPDGRGHDGVPGSARPAGRRSWSGRLLSAAAVVALSTVSGAAAGTWAADRGAPGPSAASAAPVPAELVTAAGKTVPGVVSVMVGGKSGAGASGSGFAIDNEQHIVTNDHILARGGAGPVTVETSDGRRFAAEVVGRAPDSDLAVLKVPASAGLPPLPLAKPNGTRVGEPVLAVGSPLGLAGTVTAGIVSALNRQVRIGNGRHTAVQTDASINPGNSGGPLVNARGEVVGVNTAIATIDGNGSIGIGFAIPIDQVQHTADTIIGRGG from the coding sequence ATGGCAGTGCAGACCGGACTCGGCGAGCCGCGCGGCCCGTGGTTCGTCTCCCCGGAGCTGGACCCGGACGGACGCGGCCACGACGGCGTACCCGGATCCGCCCGGCCGGCGGGGCGACGGAGCTGGTCGGGCCGGTTGTTGAGCGCGGCGGCGGTGGTGGCGCTCTCCACCGTCTCCGGCGCGGCGGCCGGCACCTGGGCGGCCGACCGGGGCGCGCCCGGCCCGTCCGCCGCCTCCGCCGCGCCGGTGCCGGCCGAGCTGGTCACCGCCGCCGGCAAGACGGTGCCCGGCGTGGTGTCGGTGATGGTCGGCGGGAAGTCCGGCGCGGGAGCGTCCGGGTCCGGCTTCGCCATCGACAACGAGCAGCACATCGTCACCAACGACCACATCCTGGCCAGGGGCGGCGCCGGCCCGGTGACGGTGGAGACGTCGGACGGGCGGCGCTTCGCCGCCGAGGTGGTGGGCCGGGCGCCGGACAGCGACCTGGCCGTGCTCAAGGTGCCCGCGTCGGCCGGGCTGCCGCCGCTGCCGCTGGCGAAGCCGAACGGGACCCGGGTGGGGGAGCCGGTGCTCGCGGTCGGTTCGCCGCTCGGGCTCGCCGGCACGGTCACCGCCGGTATCGTCAGCGCGCTCAACCGGCAGGTCCGGATCGGCAACGGCCGGCACACCGCGGTGCAGACCGACGCCTCCATCAACCCGGGCAACTCGGGCGGGCCGTTGGTGAACGCGCGCGGCGAGGTGGTCGGCGTGAACACCGCCATCGCCACCATCGACGGGAACGGCTCGATCGGCATCGGCTTCGCCATCCCGATCGACCAGGTCCAGCACACCGCCGACACGATCATCGGCCGGGGCGGCTGA
- a CDS encoding VWA domain-containing protein has protein sequence MSWQSPARLWLLLAVAALVAGYLVLQRRQSRYAVRFTNLRLLDRVAPRRPAWRRHVPAGLFLAMLALLVVGFARPEAEVRVPRERATVMVAVDVSTSMLAGDVDPDRLTAAKEAGRKFVDGLPDEFNVGLVAFAGSAAVLVPPSTDREALHEGIQRLAEGITGVQGTAIGEAISTSLGAVKSLDASAAKNPPPARIIILSDGANTSGMDPMEAADQAVAAKVPVHTISFGTPGGSVDRGGRAIQVPVDGQTLKAVAEATGGGFHEASTSRELKDVYEDIGTSVGYRTQRQDVSARFIGFGLVLAMGAAAGSLRWFSRLP, from the coding sequence ATGAGCTGGCAGTCACCCGCCCGCCTCTGGCTGCTGCTCGCGGTCGCCGCGCTGGTCGCCGGCTACCTGGTCCTCCAGCGCCGGCAGAGCCGGTACGCCGTCCGGTTCACGAACCTGCGCCTGCTGGACCGGGTCGCGCCGCGCCGGCCGGCCTGGCGCCGGCACGTCCCGGCGGGGCTCTTCCTCGCCATGCTGGCGTTGCTGGTGGTCGGGTTCGCCCGGCCCGAGGCGGAGGTGCGGGTCCCCCGGGAACGGGCCACCGTGATGGTCGCGGTGGACGTCTCCACCTCGATGCTCGCCGGTGACGTGGACCCGGACCGGCTCACCGCGGCCAAGGAGGCCGGCCGGAAGTTCGTCGACGGGCTGCCGGACGAGTTCAACGTCGGCCTGGTCGCGTTCGCCGGCAGCGCGGCGGTGCTGGTGCCGCCGAGCACCGACCGGGAGGCGCTGCACGAGGGGATCCAGCGGCTCGCCGAGGGGATCACCGGCGTGCAGGGCACCGCCATCGGCGAGGCGATCAGCACCTCGCTCGGCGCGGTGAAGAGCTTGGACGCCAGCGCCGCCAAGAACCCGCCACCGGCCCGGATCATCATCCTCTCCGACGGCGCGAACACCTCCGGGATGGACCCGATGGAGGCCGCGGACCAGGCGGTGGCCGCCAAGGTGCCGGTGCACACCATCTCGTTCGGCACGCCCGGCGGGTCCGTCGACCGGGGCGGCCGGGCGATCCAGGTGCCGGTGGACGGGCAGACGCTCAAGGCGGTCGCCGAGGCGACCGGCGGCGGTTTCCACGAGGCGTCGACCAGCCGCGAGCTGAAGGACGTCTACGAGGACATCGGCACCTCGGTCGGCTACCGCACCCAACGGCAGGACGTCTCGGCCCGCTTCATCGGGTTCGGGCTGGTCCTGGCCATGGGGGCCGCCGCCGGCTCGCTGCGGTGGTTCTCCCGGCTGCCCTGA
- a CDS encoding DUF58 domain-containing protein, which produces MTRRTDFGAAGPGLADLAPDQRLRRLELTVTRRLDGLLHGRYQGLLPGPGSEAAGSREYRPGEDEVRRMDWAVTARTTVPHVREVDADRELTTWLLVDASPSMEYGTSTLDKRELAVAAVACVGFLTAGVGNRLGAQVLGPDGLRRFPARSGRTHLLGLLRALLGAPRAGDGPGPRAAGRADGGPDATAPGLADGLAGVQRVATSRGLVVVVSDFLDDLPDDPDAPPPWATTLRRLAVRHQVLAVEVTDPRELELPDVGLITLVDPESGRHREVWTGDPVLRERYAHAAAGQRDQVRRALRRAGATHLALRTDRDWCADVVRHVHEQRRLATAPAAARGGAA; this is translated from the coding sequence GTGACCCGCCGCACCGACTTCGGGGCGGCCGGTCCCGGCCTTGCCGACCTCGCTCCCGACCAGCGGCTGCGCCGGTTGGAGCTGACCGTGACCCGGCGACTCGACGGCCTGCTGCACGGCCGGTACCAGGGGCTGCTGCCCGGCCCCGGCAGCGAGGCGGCCGGCAGTCGCGAGTACCGCCCCGGCGAGGACGAGGTGCGCCGGATGGACTGGGCGGTCACCGCCCGGACCACCGTCCCGCACGTGCGGGAGGTCGACGCCGACCGGGAGCTGACCACCTGGCTGCTGGTCGACGCCAGCCCCAGCATGGAGTACGGCACCTCCACACTGGACAAGCGCGAACTGGCGGTGGCGGCGGTGGCCTGCGTCGGCTTCCTCACCGCCGGCGTGGGTAACCGGCTCGGCGCCCAGGTGCTCGGCCCGGACGGGCTGCGCCGGTTCCCGGCCCGCAGCGGTCGTACCCATCTGCTCGGGTTGCTCCGCGCGTTGCTCGGCGCCCCGCGTGCCGGTGACGGGCCGGGCCCGCGCGCGGCGGGGCGGGCCGACGGCGGCCCCGACGCCACGGCGCCGGGCCTGGCCGACGGCCTGGCTGGGGTGCAGCGCGTCGCCACCTCGCGTGGGTTGGTGGTGGTGGTCTCCGACTTCCTCGACGACCTGCCGGACGACCCGGACGCGCCCCCGCCGTGGGCGACCACGCTGCGCCGACTGGCGGTCCGGCACCAGGTGCTCGCCGTGGAGGTGACCGACCCGCGCGAGCTGGAGCTGCCCGACGTCGGGCTGATCACCCTGGTCGACCCGGAGAGCGGGCGGCACCGCGAGGTGTGGACCGGTGACCCGGTGCTGCGCGAGCGGTACGCGCACGCCGCCGCCGGGCAGCGCGACCAGGTGCGCCGCGCGCTGCGCCGGGCCGGGGCCACCCATCTGGCGCTGCGCACCGACCGGGACTGGTGCGCGGACGTGGTCCGGCACGTGCACGAGCAGCGCCGGCTGGCCACCGCGCCGGCCGCCGCCCGGGGCGGTGCGGCATGA
- a CDS encoding AAA family ATPase, which produces MTDISDTLASVPSPVDADASGVELDQTLFEVKRVIVGQDRLVDRLLTALIADGHCLLEGVPGVAKTLAAQTLATVVGGTFSRIQFTPDLVPSDIVGTRIYRASTEAFDVELGPIMANLVLADEINRAPAKVQSALLEAMADRQVSIAGRSWPVPDPFLVLATQNPIESEGVYQLPEAQRDRFLMKVVVDYPSDADELAILYRMSTERPTARPVLDPVRLRELQRRAADVFVHHALAEYVVRLILATRDPGRFGLPDVAPLLAYGASPRATLGLVAAARAQALVRGRDYVLPEDIRDLAVDVLAHRLVLSFDAVADGVTGEEVVRRLVEAVPPPRLVTGPAPAAADLAAA; this is translated from the coding sequence GTGACGGACATCTCGGACACCCTGGCCAGCGTGCCCAGCCCGGTCGATGCGGACGCGAGCGGCGTCGAGCTGGACCAGACCCTCTTCGAGGTCAAACGCGTGATCGTCGGGCAGGATCGGCTCGTCGACCGCCTGCTCACCGCGCTGATCGCCGACGGTCACTGCCTCCTGGAGGGCGTGCCGGGGGTGGCCAAGACGCTGGCGGCACAGACGCTCGCCACAGTGGTCGGCGGCACGTTCTCCCGGATCCAGTTCACGCCCGACCTGGTCCCGTCGGACATCGTCGGCACCCGGATCTACCGGGCCTCCACCGAGGCGTTCGATGTGGAGCTGGGGCCGATCATGGCGAACCTGGTGCTCGCCGACGAGATCAACCGCGCCCCGGCCAAGGTGCAGTCCGCGCTGCTGGAGGCGATGGCCGACCGGCAGGTCTCCATCGCCGGGCGGAGCTGGCCGGTGCCGGACCCGTTCCTGGTGCTGGCCACGCAGAACCCGATCGAGTCGGAGGGCGTCTACCAACTGCCCGAGGCGCAGCGCGACCGGTTCCTCATGAAGGTCGTGGTCGACTACCCGAGCGACGCCGACGAGCTGGCCATCCTCTACCGGATGAGCACCGAGCGACCCACCGCGCGTCCGGTGCTGGACCCGGTCCGGCTACGCGAACTCCAACGCCGCGCCGCCGACGTCTTCGTCCACCACGCGCTCGCCGAGTACGTCGTCCGGCTCATCCTCGCCACCCGGGACCCGGGCCGCTTCGGGCTGCCCGACGTCGCGCCGCTGCTGGCGTACGGGGCCAGCCCCCGGGCCACGCTCGGCCTGGTCGCCGCCGCCCGCGCGCAGGCGCTGGTCCGTGGCCGGGACTACGTGCTCCCCGAGGACATCCGGGACCTGGCGGTGGACGTGCTGGCGCACCGGCTGGTGCTCTCCTTCGACGCGGTGGCCGACGGCGTGACCGGCGAGGAGGTGGTGCGCCGCCTGGTCGAGGCGGTGCCCCCGCCCCGACTGGTGACCGGCCCCGCGCCGGCGGCGGCGGACCTGGCGGCGGCGTGA
- a CDS encoding endonuclease/exonuclease/phosphatase family protein translates to MDAAPREGTRRGRWTTTACWLAVVPVAAWAVLRLAGLERGPLVLTAAFTPYVAAVAPAVAVLALAVRRRAPAVVATLAALALVGVVAPRAVADDQPAADGPALRLLTANLRLGSADPARLVALVRAQRVDVLTVQELTPRLAADLDRLGLATLLPHRSLSPEVGSTGSGLYSRHPLRDPGHRRNQGFFFTQAYGTVTVPGAPLLRVESAHPAAPHHPDVVPDWWTDQRAQPPATPTGSLSVLAGDFNATLDHAALRELVATGYTDAADAAGAGLAGTWGPYDGDPIPPVTIDHVLVDRRIAVRAVDTWPVPGSDHRAVLAELRLPAA, encoded by the coding sequence CTGGACGCCGCCCCGCGCGAGGGCACCCGACGTGGCCGATGGACGACGACGGCGTGCTGGCTGGCGGTCGTGCCGGTGGCCGCCTGGGCGGTGCTGCGGCTGGCCGGGCTGGAACGGGGTCCGCTGGTGCTGACGGCGGCCTTCACGCCGTACGTCGCCGCGGTGGCGCCAGCCGTCGCGGTGCTGGCACTCGCGGTGCGACGCCGCGCGCCCGCGGTGGTCGCGACGCTCGCCGCGCTGGCGCTGGTCGGCGTCGTGGCGCCGCGGGCGGTCGCCGACGACCAGCCGGCGGCCGACGGCCCGGCACTGCGGCTGCTCACCGCCAACCTGCGCCTGGGCTCGGCCGACCCGGCCCGGCTGGTGGCCCTGGTCCGCGCGCAGCGGGTGGATGTGCTCACCGTGCAGGAACTCACCCCGCGGCTCGCCGCCGACCTGGACCGGCTCGGCCTGGCCACGCTGCTGCCGCACCGGTCGCTGAGCCCCGAGGTGGGCTCCACCGGCTCCGGCCTCTACAGCCGCCATCCGCTGCGCGACCCCGGCCACCGCCGCAACCAGGGTTTCTTCTTCACCCAGGCGTACGGGACCGTGACGGTGCCGGGGGCACCGCTGCTGCGGGTGGAGTCGGCGCACCCGGCCGCGCCGCACCACCCCGACGTGGTGCCGGACTGGTGGACCGACCAGCGGGCCCAGCCACCGGCCACCCCGACCGGCAGCCTGAGCGTGCTGGCCGGGGACTTCAACGCCACGCTCGACCACGCCGCCCTGCGCGAGCTGGTCGCGACCGGCTACACCGACGCCGCCGACGCGGCCGGGGCCGGGCTCGCCGGCACGTGGGGCCCGTACGACGGCGATCCGATCCCGCCGGTCACCATCGATCACGTGCTGGTCGACAGGCGCATCGCGGTCCGCGCCGTCGACACCTGGCCGGTGCCCGGCAGCGACCACCGGGCGGTGCTGGCCGAGCTGCGCCTGCCGGCGGCGTGA
- the cimA gene encoding citramalate synthase codes for MTFQVYDTTLRDGAQREGLSYSVVDKLAVARLLDDLGVGFIEGGWPGAVPKDTEFFRRARTELELRHAVLVAFGATRKAGLAVEEDPQVRGLLDAGTPAVALVAKADLRHVERALRTTAEENLAMIRDTVTYLVAQGRRVFVDGEHTFDGFRHDPGYTAAVVEAATAAGAERFVLCDTNGGMLPSQVTAAIEDLVARTGVTPERLGMHAQNDTACAVANTIAAVEAGVRHVQGTANGYGERPGNADLFAIVANLQLKLGMPVLPEGCLEQMVRVSHAIAEIANIAPDTHQAYVGAAAFAHKAGLHASAIKVDPLLYNHVDPAVVGNDMRILVTEMAGRASIELKSRELGLDLAGHPETLSRVTGRVKELEAGGWSFEAADASFELLVRSELPDAAPARPFALESYRVLVEHREDGAVVSEATVKIRVRGERVIATAEGNGPVNALDEALRAGLARHYPELREFELADYKVRILEGSHGTGAVTRVLVETAGAGRDWTTVGVHPNVVEASWHALVDALTYGLDKAGARLNA; via the coding sequence ATGACCTTCCAGGTGTACGACACGACGCTGCGCGACGGCGCCCAGCGTGAAGGGCTCAGCTACTCGGTGGTCGACAAGCTGGCGGTGGCCCGCCTGCTCGACGATCTCGGGGTCGGCTTCATCGAGGGTGGCTGGCCGGGCGCGGTGCCCAAGGACACCGAGTTCTTCCGCCGGGCCCGCACGGAGCTGGAACTGCGGCACGCCGTCCTGGTCGCGTTCGGCGCCACCCGCAAGGCCGGCCTGGCGGTCGAGGAAGACCCGCAGGTCCGCGGGCTGCTCGACGCCGGGACCCCGGCCGTGGCGCTCGTCGCCAAGGCGGACCTGCGGCACGTCGAGCGCGCGCTGCGCACCACCGCCGAGGAGAACCTGGCGATGATCCGGGACACCGTGACGTACCTGGTGGCGCAGGGGCGGCGGGTGTTCGTCGACGGGGAGCACACGTTCGACGGCTTCCGTCACGACCCGGGCTACACCGCCGCCGTGGTCGAGGCCGCGACGGCAGCCGGCGCCGAGCGGTTCGTGCTCTGCGACACCAACGGCGGCATGCTGCCCTCCCAGGTCACCGCCGCGATCGAGGACCTGGTCGCGCGCACCGGCGTGACGCCGGAGCGGCTGGGCATGCACGCCCAGAACGACACCGCCTGCGCGGTGGCGAACACGATCGCCGCGGTCGAGGCCGGCGTCCGGCACGTGCAGGGCACCGCCAACGGGTACGGCGAGCGACCCGGCAACGCGGACCTGTTCGCGATCGTCGCCAACCTCCAGCTCAAGCTCGGCATGCCCGTCCTACCGGAGGGCTGCCTGGAACAGATGGTGCGGGTCTCGCACGCCATCGCCGAGATCGCCAACATCGCCCCCGACACCCACCAGGCCTACGTCGGGGCCGCCGCCTTCGCCCACAAGGCGGGGCTGCACGCGAGCGCGATCAAGGTCGACCCGTTGCTCTACAACCACGTGGACCCCGCCGTGGTGGGCAACGACATGCGGATCCTGGTGACCGAGATGGCCGGCCGGGCCAGCATCGAGCTCAAGAGCCGAGAGCTGGGTCTGGACCTGGCCGGCCATCCGGAGACGCTCTCCCGGGTCACCGGCCGGGTCAAGGAGCTGGAGGCCGGCGGCTGGTCGTTCGAGGCCGCCGACGCCTCGTTCGAGCTGCTGGTCCGCTCCGAGCTGCCGGACGCCGCGCCGGCCCGGCCGTTCGCGCTGGAGTCGTACCGCGTGCTGGTCGAGCACCGCGAGGACGGTGCGGTGGTCTCCGAGGCGACCGTCAAGATCCGGGTACGCGGCGAGCGGGTGATCGCCACCGCCGAGGGCAACGGCCCGGTCAACGCGCTCGACGAGGCGTTGCGGGCCGGGCTGGCCCGGCACTACCCGGAGCTGCGGGAGTTCGAGCTGGCCGACTACAAGGTGCGCATCCTGGAGGGCAGCCACGGCACCGGCGCGGTGACCCGGGTGCTGGTGGAGACCGCCGGGGCGGGCCGGGACTGGACCACCGTCGGCGTGCACCCCAACGTGGTGGAGGCGAGCTGGCACGCGCTCGTCGACGCGCTCACCTACGGCCTCGACAAGGCGGGGGCCCGGCTGAACGCCTGA
- a CDS encoding PRC-barrel domain containing protein, which yields MERLDPHATHGGTEPVVDDGAGAVAGGAPGGAFDPWRYRDEAGVASADLTGYHVEATDGGIGKIDRASHTVDDSYLVVDTGPWIFGKKVMLPAGTVNHVDHDARTVHVDREKDQIKAAPEYDEASHAEPAYRERLGGYYGENHSALPPDGPPRS from the coding sequence ATGGAGAGACTCGACCCGCACGCCACGCACGGCGGCACCGAGCCGGTCGTCGACGACGGCGCCGGCGCGGTCGCCGGCGGCGCCCCGGGCGGCGCGTTCGACCCGTGGCGCTACCGCGACGAGGCCGGGGTGGCCAGCGCCGACCTGACCGGTTACCACGTCGAGGCCACCGACGGCGGCATCGGGAAGATCGACCGCGCGAGCCACACGGTCGACGACAGCTACCTGGTCGTCGACACCGGTCCGTGGATCTTCGGCAAGAAGGTGATGCTCCCGGCCGGGACCGTCAACCACGTCGACCACGACGCACGCACGGTCCACGTCGACCGGGAGAAGGACCAGATCAAGGCCGCCCCCGAGTACGACGAGGCCAGTCACGCCGAGCCGGCGTACCGGGAGCGGCTCGGCGGCTACTACGGCGAGAACCACTCGGCGCTGCCGCCGGACGGCCCGCCCCGGAGCTGA
- a CDS encoding tyrosine-protein phosphatase: MDAPETPFPVLFNFRDVGGYPARDGRTVRRGRLYRSDSLHRIDETDRAAFTALGIRTVIDLRRPTEVARDGRVPDYDGLVYRHIHPEHADWAAQQFESSGVSLARYLADRYADLARTGTAGLAEAVGLIADSANAPVVVHCVAGKDRTGIVCALTLAVLGVADDDIVADYALSTAASERFSAWVRATLPDAEEPPPPFLGSPAEAMELFLAELRAGHGSVEGYLTHAGVTDAQLDALRTHLLS; the protein is encoded by the coding sequence ATGGACGCCCCGGAGACACCCTTTCCCGTGTTGTTCAACTTCCGCGACGTCGGCGGTTACCCCGCCCGCGACGGGCGCACCGTCCGGCGCGGCCGGCTCTACCGCTCCGACTCGTTGCACCGCATCGACGAGACCGACCGGGCCGCGTTCACCGCGCTCGGCATCCGCACGGTGATCGACCTGCGCCGCCCCACCGAGGTGGCGCGCGACGGCCGGGTGCCCGACTACGACGGGCTGGTCTACCGGCACATCCATCCCGAGCACGCGGACTGGGCCGCCCAGCAGTTCGAGTCCTCCGGCGTCAGCCTGGCCCGTTACCTCGCCGACCGGTACGCCGACCTGGCCCGCACCGGCACGGCGGGGCTGGCCGAGGCGGTCGGCCTGATCGCCGACAGCGCCAACGCCCCGGTGGTGGTGCACTGCGTCGCCGGCAAGGACCGCACGGGCATCGTCTGCGCGCTCACGCTGGCCGTGCTCGGCGTGGCCGACGACGACATCGTCGCGGACTACGCGCTGAGCACCGCCGCGTCCGAACGGTTCAGCGCCTGGGTGCGGGCCACCCTGCCGGACGCGGAGGAGCCGCCGCCGCCGTTCCTGGGCTCCCCCGCCGAGGCGATGGAGTTGTTCCTCGCCGAGCTGCGGGCCGGCCACGGCTCGGTCGAGGGCTACCTGACCCACGCCGGCGTCACGGACGCCCAGCTCGACGCGCTCCGCACCCACCTGCTGAGCTGA
- a CDS encoding branched-chain amino acid aminotransferase — MSGGDKLDFEIRPNPAPVSAADRAALLANPGFGRVFTDHMVTIRYADGKGWYDARVEARAPIPMDPAAAVLHYAQEIFEGLKAYRGGDGSVTMFRPEANAARFVASARRLAMPELPPETFVESLRRLVEIDQAWIPEDEDGSLYLRPFMFASEVFLGVRPANEYLYCVIASPAGAYFAGGVKPVTVWVSPDYTRAAPGGTGAAKCGGNYAASLAAQAEAIEAGCDQVVFLDAVERRFVDELGGMNVFFVYDDGTLVTPPLSGTILPGITRDAVLTLAAEAGHPVRESPVSFADWQADAASGRLREVFACGTAAVITPIGGVRFPDGEFLIGGGEPGRATMALRQKLADIQRGRAADPHGWVTPII; from the coding sequence ATGAGCGGTGGTGACAAGCTCGATTTCGAGATCCGTCCGAATCCCGCGCCGGTATCCGCCGCCGACCGGGCCGCCCTGCTGGCGAACCCGGGCTTCGGCCGGGTGTTCACGGACCACATGGTCACCATCCGCTACGCCGACGGCAAGGGCTGGTACGACGCCCGCGTCGAGGCGCGCGCCCCGATCCCGATGGACCCGGCCGCCGCGGTGCTGCACTACGCGCAGGAGATCTTCGAGGGGCTGAAGGCGTACCGCGGTGGCGACGGGTCGGTGACCATGTTCCGGCCGGAGGCCAACGCGGCCCGGTTCGTGGCGTCCGCCCGGCGGCTGGCCATGCCGGAGCTGCCGCCGGAGACGTTCGTGGAGTCGCTGCGCCGGCTCGTCGAGATCGACCAGGCGTGGATCCCGGAGGACGAGGACGGCAGCCTCTACCTGCGGCCGTTCATGTTCGCCAGCGAGGTCTTCCTCGGGGTGCGCCCGGCAAACGAATACCTCTACTGCGTCATCGCGTCGCCGGCCGGCGCCTACTTCGCCGGCGGGGTGAAGCCGGTGACGGTCTGGGTCTCGCCGGACTACACCCGGGCCGCGCCCGGCGGCACCGGCGCGGCCAAGTGCGGCGGCAACTACGCCGCCTCGCTGGCGGCCCAGGCCGAGGCGATCGAGGCCGGCTGCGACCAGGTGGTCTTCCTGGACGCGGTGGAGCGGCGGTTCGTCGACGAGCTGGGCGGCATGAACGTCTTCTTCGTCTACGATGACGGCACCCTGGTCACCCCGCCGCTGAGCGGCACGATCCTGCCGGGCATCACCCGCGACGCGGTGCTGACGCTGGCCGCCGAGGCCGGGCACCCGGTCCGGGAGAGCCCGGTCAGCTTCGCCGACTGGCAGGCGGACGCGGCGAGCGGACGGCTGCGTGAGGTCTTCGCCTGCGGCACCGCCGCCGTGATCACCCCGATCGGCGGCGTGCGCTTCCCGGACGGCGAGTTCCTCATCGGCGGCGGCGAGCCGGGCCGGGCCACCATGGCGTTGCGGCAGAAGCTCGCCGACATCCAGCGCGGTCGCGCCGCCGACCCCCACGGTTGGGTAACCCCCATCATCTGA
- a CDS encoding 3-isopropylmalate dehydrogenase, with the protein MARIAVVAGDGIGPEVVGQARKVLDAVLPGIEATEYDLGAARWHRTGEVLPDSVLDELAGHDAILLGAVGDPTVPPGVLERGLLLKLRFAFDQYVNLRPSRLWPGVTGPLAAVKPGEVDLVVVREGTEGLYAGAGGSLHRGTPAEVATEESLNTRHGVERVIRDAFARAGRRERRKVTLVHKTNVLTHAGSLWSRAFAEVAAEHPDVATEYQHVDAAAMFLVTNPSRYDVVVTDNLFGDILTDIAAAVTGGIGLAASGCINPEGRYPSMFEPVHGSAPDIAGKGVADPVAAVLSAALLLDQLGHADAAARVTAAVATELAGRTPGAPGSTDEVGDRLAGHAVA; encoded by the coding sequence GTGGCACGCATCGCGGTGGTGGCCGGCGACGGCATCGGTCCCGAGGTGGTCGGGCAGGCCCGCAAGGTCCTCGACGCCGTGCTGCCCGGCATCGAGGCCACCGAGTACGACCTGGGCGCCGCGCGCTGGCACCGCACCGGCGAGGTGCTCCCCGACAGCGTCCTCGACGAGCTGGCCGGCCACGACGCCATCCTGCTCGGCGCCGTCGGCGACCCGACCGTGCCGCCCGGCGTGCTGGAGCGCGGCCTGCTGCTCAAGCTCCGGTTCGCCTTCGACCAGTACGTGAACCTCCGGCCGTCCCGGCTCTGGCCCGGCGTGACCGGCCCGCTGGCCGCCGTCAAGCCCGGCGAGGTGGACCTCGTGGTGGTCCGCGAGGGCACCGAGGGGCTGTACGCGGGCGCCGGCGGCAGCCTGCACCGGGGCACCCCGGCCGAGGTGGCCACCGAGGAGAGCCTGAACACCCGGCACGGCGTGGAGCGGGTGATCCGGGACGCGTTCGCCCGGGCCGGCCGCCGGGAGCGGCGCAAGGTCACGCTGGTGCACAAGACCAACGTGCTCACCCACGCCGGCTCGCTGTGGTCCCGGGCCTTCGCCGAGGTCGCCGCCGAGCACCCCGACGTCGCCACCGAGTACCAGCACGTCGACGCCGCCGCGATGTTCCTGGTCACCAACCCGTCCCGGTACGACGTGGTGGTGACCGACAACCTCTTCGGTGACATCCTCACCGACATCGCCGCCGCGGTGACCGGCGGCATCGGGTTGGCGGCCAGCGGCTGCATCAACCCGGAGGGGCGTTACCCGTCGATGTTCGAGCCGGTGCACGGCTCCGCGCCGGACATCGCCGGCAAGGGCGTCGCCGACCCGGTGGCCGCCGTGCTCTCCGCCGCGCTGCTGCTCGACCAGCTCGGCCACGCCGACGCCGCCGCGCGGGTCACCGCCGCGGTCGCCACCGAGCTGGCCGGGCGTACGCCCGGGGCGCCGGGAAGCACCGACGAGGTCGGCGACCGGCTCGCCGGGCACGCGGTAGCCTGA